The sequence below is a genomic window from Tistrella mobilis.
CGATGCCAGGCCGATGGCCGCGGGGGCGAGGCCGAACATCAGAAACAGCGTGGAGCCGAGGATCAGATGAACCTCCGACACGCCGACCGCCGGATGCGGCAGCAACTGGAAAAGACCAAGCACGACGGCCGCCGCGATGCCGCTGCGGGCGAGGAGCGAGGCGCCGCCCCGGCGACGGGCCTCGTCATAGCCGAATTTGAGCGTCGCCAGCCCTGCCCCGGCCGCCGTCGCGTACCCCAGGATGGCCTTTGCGCCATCCACGATGCCCGGTTCGATGTGCATCGTCCGCCTCCTGTTTTTTATGGAGAGCATCCGCGCGCATGTCATCCACTCAGGACGCGCTCTTCCCCCGCGCGCCTTCCCGGGATCATGGCCCCGGCTGCCGCGCCGGATGCTGTCTTATTCATAATTGTCAGATGACATTATTGCAAAGGAAATATATCTGTATGTCGGTGGATCACCCCTGAACATGTGGGGTGGGCCGCAGAGGAATCGTTCCCCGCCCGCAGCACCCCGTACAGGCGAGCCGACAGACCAATCACTGACCGGGAGCCTTGAAGATGATTCAGGTGGTTTCTATGCTGAAAACAAATCAGCGGGGGCCGGTGACCATGTCCAAAGTCAATATCGGATTGCTGATCTCGCAAAGCGGCCCGACCGGCATCTGGGCGCCATCCTGCCTGAACGGCGCCATCCTGAGTGCTGCCGAGACAAACGCTGCCGGTGGCGTCAATGGTCAGGAAGTCAACCTGGTGGTGCGGGACGCCGGCTGGGACCCGGTCATGGCGGCGCGGATCGCCCGCGACCTGATCGAGGTCGACCGTGTCTCGGTGATCGTGGCCATGGTGGCGTCCAATGCCAGGCGGCGGATCTCGTTCGCCATCGCCGGCCGCGTCCCCTTCATCTACACGCCGAACTATGAAATGGACGCGCCGGAGCCGACCATTGCGCTCAGCGCCACCGACGACCGCCTGATCCCGCCCATGCTTGCCTGGATCGAACAGCGCTTTCACGCGCGTCGGTTCCTGATGATCGGCAGCGATTATCGCTGGCCGCAACGGACCATGCCGATGACCGGCCGGATGATCGCGGCGGCGGGCGGCACCGTGGTCGGCATGCTGTCCCGGCCGCTGGATGCGCCGGAAGACTGGGACCGGCGCGCGGTTGAAGACATCCGCAAGGCGGATCCCGACGTCGTTCTCTGCTTTCTGGTCGGGGATCAGGGCATCCCCTTCTACCGGATCTATGGCGAGTCCGGTCTTGCCGGCAGGATCCCGAGATGCGCCATCGCCACCGACGAAACCATCCTCACCAGCCTCTCACCCGCAGCCATGGAAGGGCTGTTCGCCGGGGCCTGCTATTTCGCCGCGGCCCGGACCGCGCCCAATACCGCGTTCATGGAACGCTACTGGTCGTCCTTCGGAAGCCTGGCGCCGATCCCCAACGCCTATGGGCAATCCTGCTATGAAGGCGTCAGCTTC
It includes:
- a CDS encoding substrate-binding domain-containing protein — encoded protein: MSKVNIGLLISQSGPTGIWAPSCLNGAILSAAETNAAGGVNGQEVNLVVRDAGWDPVMAARIARDLIEVDRVSVIVAMVASNARRRISFAIAGRVPFIYTPNYEMDAPEPTIALSATDDRLIPPMLAWIEQRFHARRFLMIGSDYRWPQRTMPMTGRMIAAAGGTVVGMLSRPLDAPEDWDRRAVEDIRKADPDVVLCFLVGDQGIPFYRIYGESGLAGRIPRCAIATDETILTSLSPAAMEGLFAGACYFAAARTAPNTAFMERYWSSFGSLAPIPNAYGQSCYEGVSFALGLIGRCRSADPRRLLSLPPQGVEYRSARFDTATGMLSQRLPVYIAAADGLSFDVVARF